One Miscanthus floridulus cultivar M001 chromosome 11, ASM1932011v1, whole genome shotgun sequence DNA window includes the following coding sequences:
- the LOC136491251 gene encoding pentatricopeptide repeat-containing protein At1g02150-like: MLLHLVTSSSSLTPARPSPQRRTCVAAAVVAVTVRCAASSSSSGTPSSSASETAAAGQRVAKVHSYGAVDYERRPPLRWSTLYRRIAVGHGGRPVGRTLGAWDEGERRLDKWELCRIAKELRKFRRFNLALQVYDWMTERRDRFSLSSSDMAIQLDLIAKVRGVSHAEKYFDELPDAMKDKRTYGSLLNVYAQAMMKEKTEDTFEQMRKKGFASDTLPCNVVMNFYVDSGEPNEVLAIIDEMKERNVSFDVCTYNIWIKSCAAKQDAEEMERVFSQMIADESVVANWTTYTTLASMYIKLGNSDKAEECLKDAEKGTTGREKKCFHYLMTLYSHLGKKEEVYRIWNWYKATFPMIHNLGYQELLSALIRIGDIEGAELLYEEWASKSSSFDPKTMNILLAWYAKEGLITKAEQTLNRFVEKGGNPKPNTWEILATAYMKDDKISEALSCMEKATAIKSANKWKPRPTNVESLLASFKEKNDAEGADRLVSVLTSRGCAEDEEYKSLINTYAFAGT, encoded by the exons ATGCTGCTCCACCTcgtcacctcctcctcctccctaacCCCGGCACGCCCCTCGCCGCAGCGGCGTACGTGTGTCGCTGCGGCGGTGGTTGCAGTGACTGTGAGGTgcgcggcctcctcctcctcctcgggcaCCCCGTCGTCGTCTGCATCGGAGACTGCTGCTGCCGGGCAGCGGGTGGCGAAGGTGCACAGCTATGGGGCGGTGGATTACGAGCGTCGACCTCCACTGCGTTGGAGCACCCTGTACCGGCGCATAGCTGTGGGGCACGGCGGGCGGCCCGTGGGGCGCACGCTGGGGGCCTGGGACGAGGGGGAGCGCCGCCTCGACAAGTGGGAGCTCTGCCGCATCGCCAAGGAGCTCCGAAAGTTCAGGAGGTTCAACCTCGCGCTCCAG GTTTACGATTGGATGACAGAGCGCAGAGATAGATTTTCTCTCTCATCGAGTGACATGGCAATCCAGTTGGATCTAATTGCTAAAGTACGCGGCGTTTCACATGCTGAGAAATACTTTGATGAGCTCCCTGATGCCATGAAGGACAAGCGGACGTATGGTTCCCTTCTCAATGTTTACGCCCAAGCTATGATGAAAGAGAAAACAGAAGACACATTTGAGCAAATGAGGAAAAAAGGATTTGCATCTGATACATTACCTTGTAATGTGGTGATGAATTTCTATGTGGATTCTGGGGAACCTAATGAAGTGTTGGCAATTATTGATGAGATGAAGGAAAGAAATGTTTCTTTTGATGTCTGCACTTACAACATTTGGATAAAGAGTTGCGCGGCTAAACAAGATGCTGAAGAAATGGAGCGAGTCTTTAGCCAGATGATTGCTGATGAGTCTGTTGTTGCCAATTGGACTACTTATACTACTCTGGCTAGCATGTATATTAAGCTAGGAAACTCTGACAAGGCAGAAGAATGCTTGAAAGATGCTGAAAAGGGAACAACTGGCCGGGAGAAAAAGTGTTTTCACTATCTCATGACACTCTATAGCcatcttggcaagaaggaagaagttTACCGTATTTGGAACTGGTATAAGGCAACTTTCCCTATGATTCATAACCTGGGTTATCAGGAGTTACTGTCTGCTCTTATAAGGATAGGAGATATCGAGGGAGCCGAGCTTCTATATGAGGAATGGGCATCCAAAAGCTCTAGTTTCGATCCTAAGACCATGAACATTTTATTAGCATGGTATGCTAAAGAAGGTTTGATTACAAAGGCTGAGCAAACTCTGAATCGATTTGTTGAGAAAGGTGGAAATCCCAAGCCAAACACCTGGGAAATCCTTGCCACAGCCTACATGAAGGATGATAAAATATCTGAAGCTCTGTCATGTATGGAAAAAGCCACAGCAATTAAAAGTGCAAATAAATGGAAACCAAGGCCCACCAATGTTGAGAGTCTCCTGGCAAGTTTTAAGGAGAAGAATGACGCAGAAGGTGCAGACAGGTTAGTGAGTGTACTTACAAGTAGAGGATGTGCTGAGGATGAAGAATACAAGTCACTGATTAACACCTATGCTTTTGCGGGCACATAG